A genomic stretch from Capricornis sumatraensis isolate serow.1 chromosome 4, serow.2, whole genome shotgun sequence includes:
- the LOC138078851 gene encoding olfactory receptor 8S1-like, translated as MATGNHSSIKEFILLGLSADTHIQALLFVLFVMIYLLTLLGNLLIILVTHTDSTLHTPMYFFLSHLSFQDLFYSSVTVPKMLENLLSQRKVISVEGCMAQVFFVFATTGIEACLLSVMAYDRYAAICHPLLYSQVMRKQLCVRLVWGSWIVAFLDALINILLALDLDFCEVQTIRHYSCELPSLLPLSCSDVSTNAAMLLSSVLLHAIGTCLLIFFSYTRIVSTILSISSTTGRSKAFSTCFSHLTAVILFYGSAILRYLMPTSGSPLELILSIQYSVIIPLVNPLIYSLRNKEVKAALRRTILKYLQCLRQHGRDRP; from the coding sequence ATGGCCACAGGGAATCACAGCAGCATCAAGGAGTTCATCCTCCTCGGGCTGTCTGCCGACACCCACATCCAGGCTCTGCTCTTTGTCCTGTTCGTGATGATTTACCTTCTGACTCTTCTGGGGAACCTGCTGATAATACTTGTGACCCATACAGATTCTACACTCCATACGCCCATGTACTTCTTCTTGAGCCATCTCTCCTTCCAAGACCTCTTCTATTCTTCAGTCACTGTACCTAAGATGCTTGAGAACCTCCTGTCTCAGAGGAAAGTCATCTCAGTAGAGGGATGCATGGCTCAGGTCTTCTTTGTGTTTGCCACCACCGGGATTGAGGCTTGCCTGCTCtcagtgatggcctatgaccgctatgctGCCATCTGCCACCCTCTGCTCTACAGTCAGGTGATGAGGAAACAGCTGTGTGTGAGGTTGGTGTGGGGCTCCTGGATCGTGGCCTTTCTGGATGCACTCATCAACATTCTCCTGGCTTTGGATTTGGACTTCTGCGAGGTTCAAACCATCCGCCACTACTCCTGTGAGttgccttccctccttcccctctcttgCTCTGATGTCTCCACCAACGCTGCAATGCtgctctcctctgtcctcctgcaCGCCATTGGGACCTGCCTCCTGATCTTCTTCTCTTACACCCGCATTGTCTCCACCATCCTGAGCATCAGCTCCACCACAGGCAGAAGcaaggccttctccacctgcttcTCCCACCTCACTGCAGTGATCCTGTTCTATGGCTCAGCCATTCTTCGTTATCTCATGCCAACTTCAGGTTCGCCTCTGGAGTTGATCCTCTCCATACAGTACAGTGTAATCATCCCCCTGGTGAATCCTCTCATCTACAGCTTGAGGAACAAAGAGGTGAAAGCAGCTCTGAGAAGAAcgattctaaaatatttacaatgtCTCAGACAGCATGGAAGAGACAGACCGTGA